From one Gossypium hirsutum isolate 1008001.06 chromosome D08, Gossypium_hirsutum_v2.1, whole genome shotgun sequence genomic stretch:
- the LOC107906737 gene encoding uncharacterized protein — protein MPQQNNINNMKDDHLYPFLSDSRRLNMIFSLKRFLDVLKQLHINIPLVEALEQMRSYVKFMKDILSKKRRLGEFEIVALTEGCTTMLMNKLPSKMKDPGSFTILCSIGNHYLEFEAGQNMPIILGRPFFAIGENEECHTIGLIERTVEEEFNRICHNNSDNNKDSLERIGEKELGWNLADIKAISPAFCMHKILLEDCHSNSIDQQRKLNPIMKEVVKKEIIKWLDAYIIYPISDSSWVSPIQCVPKKVGVLVVSNGNNELIQTRMITGWRMYMEYWKLNKGTRKEHFLLPFIDQVLDRLARKAFYYFLNGYSGYNQIAIAPNDQEKTTFTCPYDTFAFRWMPFRLCNAPTTFQHCMMAIFLDMVEKFLEVFMEDFSVFGNDFEDCLKNLELVLCHCEETSFVLN, from the exons ATGCCACAGCAAAACAATATCAACAACATGAAGGACGACCACCTCTACCCTTTCCTTAGTGATTCCAGAAGGCTAAACATGATATTCAGTTTAAAAAGGTTTTTAGATGTTTTGAAGCAACTCCATATAAACATACCATTAGTAGAAGCTTTGGAGCAAATGCGCAGTTAtgtaaaatttatgaaagacaTATTGTCAAAGAAGCGTAGATTGGGAGAGTTTGAGATTgttgctctcactgaagggtgTACAACAATGTTGATGAATAAACTACCTTCGAAGATGAAGGATCCAGGGAGTTTCACTATCCTGTgctcaattggaaatcattatcttg aatttgaagctGGTCAAAATATGCCAATTATCCTTGGAAGACCTTTTTTTGCTATAG GCGAAAATGAAGAATGCCACACCATTGGTTTGATAGAAAGAACAGTGGAGGAAGAATTCAACAGAATTTGCCACAACAATTCTGATAATAACAAAGACTCATTAGAAAGGATTGGTGAA AAGGAGCTAGGATGGAACCTTGCTGATATAAAGGCAATCAGCCCTgcattttgcatgcataaaatcttGCTAGAGGATTGTCATAGCAATTCTATTGACCAACAGAGAAAATTGAATCCGATAATGAAAGAAGTTGTCAAGAAAGAGATTATCAAGTGGCTTGACGCATACATTATTTACCCAATCTCAGACAGTTCGTGGGTAAGCCCTATACAATGTGTGCCCAAGAAAGTAGGTGTGCTAGTGGTTAGCAATGGAAATAATGAGCTCATACAAACTCGCATGATCACAGGATGGAGAATGTACATGGAGTATTGGAAGCTTAACAAGGGAACTAGGAAGGAGCATTTCCTCTTGCCATTTATTGATCAGGTGTTGGATAGGTTAGCAAGGAAAGCTTTCTACTATTTTCTAAACGGGTattcagggtataatcagattgcCATAGCTCCCAATGACCAAGAGAAGACAACTTTCACGTGTCCATATGATACTTTTGCATTTAGATGGATGCCATTCAGATTATGTAATGCCCCAACAACTTTTCAGCATTGTATGATGGCCATATTCTTGGATATGGTGGAGAAATTCCTTGAAGTTTTCATGGAAGATTTCTCTGTATTTGGCAACGATTTTGAAGATTGTTTGAAAAATTTGGAATTAGTTTTGTGCCACTGTGAGGAAACAAGCTTTGTCTTGAACTAg